The DNA window AGtagttgtatttgtttgttggTTATTTGTTGGTTTAATGTGACATAATGTacgtgttttaatgtgtttttcgTTGGAAttgacacacaacacataaatATCTGACTGAGTCACATAATGATCTGCCTGCAGGAGAAAGGTTACCCAAGCCAGACAGAGGGAAGATGCGGTTTCATAAGATTGCTAATGTAAACAAAGCGCTGGACTACATCACAAGCAAAGGAGTGAAACTGGTCTCTATTGGAGCTGAAGGTAAAGAAATCCCTTATGTTAAATTTGGCTAGTATGAACTCGAACACATAAAGGGACGTAACtgattgaaacatgttttgttttttcttttcagagatTGTGGACGGTAACGTAAAGATGACCCTTGGAATGATCTGGACTATCATCCTCCGCTTTGCCATTCAGGACATTAATGTGGAAGGTGGGATAATACATATAAACATATACATATAATAAATCTAAATGAAGTTTATTTTCTCAAAACACAGTGTCAACTGAACATACACTTGAAAAAGCtatacaaaatgtaaattgCAGGTTATGATGTAAAACCTActgtcaaacatttatttttctcctcagAAACATCTGCCAAGGAAggtcttcttctgtggtgtcaGAGAAAGACTGCCCCTTACAGGAATGTCAATGTCCAAAACTTCCATGTCAGGTAAGCGAACAGCAAATGTTTTTGATCAAATGCTAATCTTCATTATCAAAAGGAAAggttaaaaaatgtcatcacaagttgtaaaaatatttgtttattgaGTGATTAGGTTCTTCTGATAGCATTATGGGATATCTTCCTAAAATAAAGCTTGACTTTGACCTGACATGTTGGTTCTCTCCGCTCATCGGGCCGGTGTAGCTGGAAGGATGGCCTGGCCTTCTGCGCCCTGATTCATAGACACAGACCCGACCTGCTCGACTACTCTAAACTCAACAAGGTGTCGTGTGGTTTCACTTGTAACCAGGATGCCGTGTTTCTCACTAACAGAGTTATTTCCACACATTTAACACTTCTGTCACAGTATAAACGGGTGAAAAATAAGTACACAAAGATGAATGTCACTTAAGGCTACTTTTAATGATATGCTGTGAAACGATGATAACTCTCAGTCTAAATCCACGACTGGTAGTTTGTGAAGTATTTGGAGTACAGGGAAGTATTTGATGCAGAGATGATGACAAAATATGCCAGATTTAGCTTAAagtagtttgtttttatttgcttgtttttctcATGGAACTCCTGGAAAATGTGTAGCATTTTAAATGACACACCCTTGTTTGCAGTGTAATTTATTCAGGTTGAATTACGGTGAATGTTGCAGTGTTTGGTGTAGCGTGAGTTAAACAGTGTGTCATTTCACTATTGAACATAAGGCATTGGATGTATTTCTTCTTCCCAGCAGAACGGTATTCAATTAGTCCCACCTCACGCTTCATTATTTTGAGGCAAATCTCTTACTTGGCTCATCATTTTAGCAGAAGAAtcctaaaaaaaacctgtttataTTTTTCCACTGCACTGTGCTCATCACAATGTTGGATTTCTAAGTCTGGGTTTGTTCCCTTTTGTGCATTGACGAAAACCTGAAATGATAAATATGCAAAGCCAGGCATGTCTGCCTTTAAACTATGACAAAAGATATTCAAGTTAGAATATTCCCACCAGCATATTgggtgtgtttgcatgtgtttccTCGGCAAACAAATCCTCAGCTCATTTTAATATTGTGGCTTTAATAGACGGCCAGGGTTGTCTGTGTTTTGTATAAGCAGGTGAGGGCCTCAGTGAGCCTGGATGCTTATTATTCCAGCACTAGAGAGCACAGCTGACAGcctcttctgtgtttgtttgtaaggCAACAATAATATTCAAGTAAGGCACCCCTCTTCGTCCTAGAAGGAGATGCCGTCTTATCAAGGTGAAGGCAAGGGCTAATTTTGAAGCGTCTCCTCTCATCGTGACTGGTTATGAGGAGTgcctttttcatttgttttggaaACAGAAGCTCTCACTTTTCAGTACGTAACTCCCTGTCCTGACTTGGAGTTGACCCTGAATAGTCACAGAAACATGAGCCTAGTCCCTGCAGAGCTCAGGCTTAGCTTTGCTGCTGCTATTGTCACATAGTGTTCCCCCGTTAGAGGCTCCCAGGCTCAGGAAAGTGAGGAAGAAAACTGTGGAATTGTCACTGTGGTTTTTATTGAAGTTTATATTAGTGCAAAGATAGTGTATCAGGAGAAGAGATTGAACGTGGCTATATATTCCTCTAAACGGCTATTTCTCACTCTTTAAATCTATTtgacacatattcacacatccAGTCACACCTCGACTTTTCAGCTCTGCTTTTGCTGCCAGGAGACAGATTCACTGTGAGCCAGGCAGCTGTTGAGTCTGGCTCCAGGTGAGCGCATTTGTTAAGCTTGCTGTGATACAGCCTGCTGAGACTTATCTGGTCAGggatgcgcacacacacacacacacacacacacacacacacacacacacacacacacacacacacacacacacacacacacacacacacacacacacacacacacacacacacacacacaagcacaggcTCAGGCGAGCCTCGGGGTATCCTTCTATCcgtccatccctccatccatacCGTCATCAATTTACCACCCTATTCATCCACGTCTCTCTCCTGCACTGGATCTGTGAGCAGCTGGCCCTGTCATGTAGTGTCCCCGCCCCCACCCCATCCTCCACCATTATAGAAGAGTGGTCCAGAGATAGGGACAATAGCAGCGACAGCAGCATGATAGCATGATCCCTTTACCCCCACTGTCCTCACTCACCTCACTGACTGTCCCATTAGCAGGGGGGAAGGCTTCACCGTCAGCTGTTGGCTCAATGCATCACTCCCAccctgtttaaaatgttgtttctccCAACAGAACAACTAAGTTCTTTGATAAAACaattttatttgaaatacatggatgtttttctttttttttgacaatttaTCCTAAAAGTGTAGTTTTTCCAAGtcagtgtaaaaataaacatcgCTGGCTTCTTGGGTTCATACAGTGAACATTTCCAATTCTTTGATTTGCcacaaacatcatcatcatacttatttgaataaaaagataaataattatACTTACCAGTGAAGTTACCGCTTGTAGTTTTCAGAAAAATCCCAGTTTTGACcaaaaaaagtgattcatatATGTTTTAAGAAATGATTTTTCCATTAAGACATGATCCATGGGACTGATATAATTTCAACATCAACATGTGTTGTCCCTGATAAACAACCAGAAAACACTTCAGTCAATCAGTTTAGGCTTTTGTGCAGCAGCTCTTTCAAGTATAAATTTAAACGAGTGCCGCTGTAGAGTAGGTGATCAGGGAGTATGATGTGTCAACCATAGCATGGAGGTCAGTGCGGTGGCATTTTAAGTCCAGCATTGCAGTCCAGTGATGCAGaattgtgtttctgtatttaggATGATCCTCTGGGGAACCTGAACCTGGCTTTCGACATAGCCGAGAAACACCTGGACATTCCCAAAATGCTGGATGCAGAAGGTAATGTTTAATGGAATAGATGTATCCTAATTTCAACCTGCTCATAAACTTCTCATCGAAATATGGATGAGGGAATTGTAAGTCTTTTTCACTGCTTGTGTTTGAGGATATTTTGTCTATTttagctgaaaagaaaaaagacaaaaattgATTCTCAGTTTCTGTCTCCCTTCATTCActtttctttgtgatttttccacatttagattttttttgtcttccctCACATTTCAATAGATATCATCAACACCCCAAAGCCCGATGAGAGAGCTATCATGACCTACGTGTCCTGTTTTTATCATGCTTTTGCTGGAGCAGAGCAGGTATCGCTATTAAAACTATTCCCATAACAATTTCTGTTTCAGATGAGTAAGTCATCCCTAatgtctgtatgtttttttaagcatagTGTCAGGAAAATGAATTTCTGGTgtgatttttactttttgataatAAATCAATTGTTCGGATTATGCGTTCAGTTAATTTAAAAGGATCAATAGGAGCATGACCCACTGCGATACTCTGcctataacatttattttacccTGTACTCTCAGGCAGAGACGGCTGCCAACCGGATCTGTAAGGTACTCGGTGTAAACCAGGAGAATGAGAAAATGATGGCGGAGTATGAGAGACTGGCCAGTGAGGTGAAGCATTATTTGAatttcattaaatataaatgtatagaGAGCTACCCTTCGTGTGAAATGATGACACTTTGTGTAATAAAACCTTTGATGTTTCAAAGCAAAATTGGTGAACTTTAGAACTTTTGTGCATAATTGTTTGTACATGTGACAGAACTTTGTCCTCTGCTTATTACATGATGAAAGAAGTTCAAAGTAGACTCTTTTCCTTCACCCACTCCTGTACATCATTGTAACAATAAGCTGAGACCAATCTGCTGAAAAATTTCATCACAGTCTTTCTGACACACTACCTTCCTAACATGGAGCACCTTCACCTGTCCATTTGTTCACATGTTATCTTTGTGTTTCCCAGCTGCTGGAGTGGATCCACCGCACCACACCCTGGCTAGAGAACCGGACTCCGGAGAAGACCATGGCAGAAATGCAGCGGAAGCTGGAGGATTTCAGGGACTACAGACGCCAGCACAAGCCCCCTAAAGTGCAGGAAAAGTGCCAGCTGGAAATTAACTTCAACACCCTGCAGACCAAGTTGCGCATCAGCAATCGCCCTGCCTTCATGCCCTCTGAGGGGAAGATGGTGTCTGTAAGTCACATTGTAAAATGTGTCTTCTGATTGTAATTAAGTGGTGTGCATGACAAGTCTTTAGACAAAATTAATTTGCTGCCAAATCTTATATAGGACTAAGAAGTACTTCTGAGGTTCTGAGAGTCAAACATTAGATGGCGATTTGTTCAACTTTTCTGCAACTGCAAATAATGCAGAAAGAATACATTTCTACCCAGCTTGCTTTTGCCACTTTACTTCTTGTACTTCTATTGCTTTTCTATTTGAGGcactgtttattttcatttaagcCTCATACACATTATATTTTATACTACCTTGTGATTTCATATTTCACCTTTATTTAATGGTTTTTCATGTTATTAATATCTTTTTTGtatctttatatttttctgtcaatttttaaacatcttaatGTAATACATTTAAGCTATGATTTGTCTATTTCCCTTGTGTGTACAGGACATAGCCAGTGCATGGCAGGGCCTGGACCAGGCAGAGAAAGGCTACGAGGAGTGGCTCCTTACTGAGATCCGGAGGCTGGAGAGGCTGGACCACCTGGCTGAAAAGTTCCGCCAAAAAGCCACTAATCATGAGAACTGGGCCAGCGGTTAGTTGTAGTTTTGCTTTCTCTACCTCTCTGTGTTGTATGTTTATCTGTTCATCTTTGCTTGCTAGCTCAATATTCCCCTACAGGCCTCTGCATTCCTGATCGCGTGTGTCCAGGGCTGTTGTTTAGATTGTTAATCATCTGACTGTTCCCATCTTTGACCTCAAACCTCTCTCCCCCTTATGTGTGATATTTAGGTAAAGAACTGATGCTGTCCCAGAAGGACTTCGAAACAGCCACCctgacagaaataaaagcacTGCTTCGAAAACACGAGGCCTTCGAGAGCGACTTGGCGGCCCACCAGGACAGAGTGGAGCAGATTGCAGCTATTGCTCAGGAACTAAAGTACGCACTCTCTTTAGCAGACATTTTGCGCTCATGTGTCATGGAGGCCCAGGAGTGTGTTTTAACTCCTGCCAAACAAAATCAGAgaagggagggatggagggatggagggagggagggagagagaaacactCACAGCAAATGCAATCTTGATTTCTGTTCCGTCTTTCACATATTAACTACAATTATAGTTTTTTGGCTCAAGACACAGTAAAACCTACGAGGCCTGGATTGATTTGGaatacaagtaaaaaaaaattgcatgtGGTGGAGAAAAAGAGTGCATAATTTAAAATTGAAGTCACATGTGAGATAATTTTGAACCATTATAGAAAACATTTCTATAAAATACCCgcactggtggcgcaatggttagggcgcacgtcccatgtgttgagactcatctcgagcggtaggcccaggttcacttccacccatggcccctttctgcatgtcattccctggtttccgactctgtccactgtcctctctctgcattaaaggcacaaaaagcccaaaataaatcttaaaacataacaaaaaaaaataccctcttcttctttaagTGATTTTCACCCCACAAAGTCTCAATACAAGGGTTAGGGGTGTGGCATGCAATCAGCAGGCAATGATGAACACCTGTTGTCAATGATGAACACCTCGCCGTTACCTTCTCAGTCGGTGATTTGTCAGAGAGTATTTCCAGTATCGTATTTAACCGGTGCTCTGACAGAAGATGATATCATTTCAGCTGACAAGCAAAATGGCTCTTCTAGTCCATGCAaggtatgtgtttgtttaatgtttttgtgaatgttgtttGCAATTTGCTGGTTGTTCTTTCTCACATTTTTGACCCttgctgtttgattttgtttttagtcAGTTGCTTCTTCTTACATTGTTAAGCTGGAATGTCTACTGCTTTCCTGCTGAGAAAGGTAAAATCCTTATTTCTCTGACTTTAAATGTACTCCGAAAGCATTTGCTTTTACTCCATGTAAATATTTGTAAACTCTCGTTACTTAATTCTAACTTTATATTTTCACCTAGGTGGAAGTCTGTATGACCCTAATGTAGGGAGTTCCAACAGCCCTCCTTTCCTCCATTATAGCTCACTGAACAACGCTCCTGCTCAGCCTTCCAATGTGAATCACCCTGCTGGCTCCTTCAAGTATGAGCCACAGCCGGTGATGGAAATTGGACCGCAAACATATCCAGCAAGCTCTACTCGTGATGTACACAAGGTGGCTTCATGGGATGCAGCGCATGTTGAGTATGCGCCTACCCACACCATGTCTCAACCCCTGTCTTACTTAACAGGCTTTGAGCATGGTAACTCTGAGGAGCAGAGCTatcctccccctccacctcaGTCTTCCTATCAGGCAGGTGAGCTTGACAACTACGAAGCAAACTTCCAGCATGGTAGCTTGGAACAAGAAACTGAGGCGCTGAGCTATCCTCCCCCACCGCCTCCTTTTCCAGAAACATTCTACCAGGGTGGTGAGTTGAGTCATTATGAAGCTGTGATTGAGCacggaaacagagagagggaaactgAAGGTCAACGATACATGCAGGCACCCCCCTCCGCTTCGGCTCACGCTGTAGCTGAGCAATTTTCAGCTCCTTCCACGTCTAAAGAAGCCCCCCAACAGCAGGGTTCACAAGCTCTGGGAGCATTCAGGCAAGACCAGTTCTACCTATTCCTGACTGGTCAGCTTCCTCCTGGCACAGTCTCTCACTCCCAGTCCAGCTATGAAGCAGGCCAAGACCACTGGGATGAAGTCCACTACGAGAAGTACCACTTTCCCTCGGCGCCATATCAAACAGAGACCCAACAGGTTCCCAATGATCAGGTCTTTcagaaggccctggaccccggCAAGACCTCTTAATCAAGAAGTTTGAGAACCAACTTGATGTAAAGGCAGTGCCTGTAGTTTGATATCTGTATTAAAGTTGCTGCTTCTgaaattttaataaaaaaaactttaaataggACTGTGGTGTTATATGTTGTTCTTCATGGGAACCAGAGAACTGCAACAGTGCTGTTGGTACCAAAAGGGAATGTGGCAAATTAAGTCCTACAGCTCAAGACTTCTAATAATTTTGCTCTTTGTGTAgccagtgggggggggggggagagggtgTCTAAATATACAGAGGCACTGACCAGTTGGTTGTCTAAAATTGAAATGCTAAAGACAAGTCTTGGCATCCCCAGCACCAACAAAATGCCCAATTTATAAACTTAAATCAAGCATCTTTGATTATCCACCTTAATTTGTTCCAGTGCAGCGGTGTTTCAtggtttgaacttttttttttctggttgtgCACCACAGACACTGACATACCCTGTAATTTAATGCTCTTATCCTCAACTgacgtgtgtttttttttattttttgtccccCTTCTCAGTGAGCTTGACTATCATGATGTTGCTGCTGTGAACCAACGCTGCCAGAGCATCTGTGACTTGTGGGACAAGCTGGGGACTCTGACCCAGAAGAGAAGGGAGTCTTTGGAGGTGAAGGCAACATTTAAGAATAAGATCAAAATATCACTGTCTGTGAAGGTTCTCAATCATCCCTGATGTGGTTATCCAAAATGCCATTGGACTTTGTTGAAGATCTTTAACTAAAATGAAGCCCAGTTGCCTTAAGGAATACATTTGAATGTCATTTGAATTTACAGTTGCAGATGAAAAGCATTCATTGACAGTTGAGAAGCTATCTCTCATGagctttaagtgtgtgtttgttatagCTGGTGATTTCTTGAAATTTGAAGGATTCATTTCTTTGCGCATGTTGGGCCAAATCCCCACAAGAGTGCGCTAATGTTCCACTTGGGCCACAAAAGATACAGGATGAAGTTGCGTCCAAGACTGACTTAGTGTAAGCATATTCCAGTGTCTGTCAATGACATCTGAAAAGTGAAGACACAACTGATTAATGAGGAGAGATAATTGGATCCCCTTTAAAATCCCTGACCCAGATAGAATGGTAAAATGGGAGGGGTGAAGGGGATAAAGGAGAAATAGATGTAAGAGTCCTGTACAGAAAGTGACTGGCTGATGGCCCACCAGCCACTTCCTCTGATCCATGCTGGCCATTCCAGACTGCAAATGTGTGAGGGCCCGGGCAAAGGGCCAAGGATTAAGTCTGAATGACAGGGACAGAGGTCTGctttttgtctcctcttccaCTCCCTGCTGTCCCCTGTTGGggtggagggtttttttttggggaaaaaaaccaAAGCCAGGGTTGGGGGTGAACAAGGCCATACCAATGTTTTGCACCTGGGATGAGTCATTTAAACAGGTGATAGGGCGTTTGTTTGGGGATTTGTATATAAGACGGATCCTGCATTGGTGAGGAAAGCGCCTAATACTGAGAAAGAAATCGGGTGTTGCAGGTTTTTCAGGATTTAATAATGCTGTGATGTCTTGTAATCCTCTCAGCGGACAGATAAGCTGCTGGAGACTATTGATCAGTTGTTCCTGGAGTTTGCCAAGAGGTCTGCTCCTTTCAACAACTGGATGGAAGGAGCCATGGAAGATCTGCAGGACATGTTCATAGTGCATACCACTGACGAGGTCCAGGTAGGTTCAAATACACTATGCTCGCTAACTGACAACTACTTCTGAATTAAATTTACATAATTTTTCCAGTTTAAAAAGCCTTGTTAGGATTAATCCTGCTCTCACTTTCCCTGTGTCATGGATGTTTCATATTATATATAGTTGTGTTAGTAGGAATGTCACATCTCAAATAGAGAAAAGCATGAAATGTTCTCACTTTTGAGAGAAATTTCAATAAAAATTCAGGACTTTCCTATTCCACCTTCCAGAGTCTAATCGCAGCTCATGAGCAGTTCAAAGCTACCCTTCCTGAGGCGGATGCAGAGAGACAGGCCATCCTGGGAATCCAAAATGAGGTGCAGAAAATCTCCCAGAGCTACGGGATCAAGGCCAACATTATCAACCCTTACGCCACCATCACAATTGAGGAGCTCCTCAACAAGTGGGAAAAGGTAGCTAACTAGCTAGGGCTCGTATATCATATTTATTCAGACACTTCCACTGTGGGAATAGTGATTATTCAGGTGGAAGCTGTCTGGTCATGTACAGCTACTACATCTCAATCTAAATTCCATAGATGAAATAAAGGTTAAGTGCTTCTCTTATATTTGATCACTGACTTCAAGGACTAAGCACCTTAGATTATTGTAACTACACTAGTATAATTCCACTCAATGTAAATGGCTATTGTCAGGAGATGACTCTGAAATTACAAACGAGCCCTTTATATCTGTGTGCTTTCTAGGTGAAGAAGCTGGTTCCTCAGAGAGATGGTGCTCTCCAGGAGGAGATGGCCCGTCAGCATGCCAATGAGAGGCTGAGACGACAGTTTGCTGCCCAGGCTAATCTCATTGGTCCCTGGATACAGACCAGGATGGAGGTTAGACATACAGCCCTCATAGGCAGTATAGTTATCTCCAACTAATCAAATACATTCCAAAAGTGGAAgataattatatttaaatacttTTGTACATATGGAAGGGTACAGTGATGGCGGCATTCCTGATAATCATGATGTTTAAATAATGCCAAGTCTTACTACTTTATGCTtggattttttctttgttgctttaTGTTCTGCCTTATTCTACATTTAGCCACAGGTAACTGATGTCTTCAAAACAGCCATCGACTTAGACAAGTTTATTTCAAAAATTAAATTGACCTTGTTTTGTCTTAACAGGAAATCGGGCGCTTCTCCCTGGTGATCGGAGGCACCCTGGAGGACCAGATGACCCAGCTGAAGCAAGTCGAGCATGTCATTGTTGCTTACAAGCCCAACATCGACAAGTTAGAGGGAGACCACCAGCTAATCCAGGAGTCCTTGGTGTTTGATAACAAACACACTAACTACACTATGGAGGTACAGAATAGTTTGTGTTACAAGAGCATGCCCACATATGGATCTGGTTTTCAGTTTTCTgaacaatattttttattgcaCTAGTCAAGGTGCACCTTCAAAGTTATGTCTGCTTTGTCAACACATCAACAGCACATCCGTGTCGGGTGGGAGCTGCTCCTCACAACCATCGCCCGAACAATCAACGAGATTGAGACCCAGATCCTGACCCGGGATGCCAAGGGAATCAGCCAGCAGCAGATGAATGAGTTCAGATCATCTTTCAACCACTTTGACAGGGTACAGCTTGATACCTTTCCTTTAACTGAGACCTTTTTATTTGAGTGACTGATCTGTGGGTCACTGGGCGATAAGAAGCAGAGCGCAGGAGGAGATGTAGTCTTGTATTTAGAGATGGCGCAGTgacctacatgtcctctctgtGGAGGAGTTCTTACCAGGCCCAGGATCTGATGTAGTGGAGAAATAGGATGAGAATGTAGCAATCCTCCATTAGCCATCAGAGATTACCACACAAAATGCATTATCAACtttagctgctgtttttatatgGACAGTTAGACCATAATAAGCTATATTTTATGTCTCGTacttcagcttgtgtttctgaTATCATAGATAAgaactgtttgtgttctgtgttcaCAACTTACATGTTGCAGTGTGTGCAAGTATATATGCTTTTTTGAAGCCACAATATGGCCCTTTATAGTTCAATTCATCTTTAGTTTCTTTAATGTCTTAACAAAACACCACAAAAGATAAGTTGTTAAAAGCATACCTccatacacttttattttaattgttatAGTTGATTCCATGTAGTTGATTGAGTCTCATTTGTGAAAAGTTAAAACACACTACATATCtttaaaagccaaaaatgaCTGCTGGTTAAATACAGAAATTTAGATCATTGCATTGTATCTAATGCACTTTATTTGTGCCTCTATTTTGCTTAATTTTTTCTGTAATCTCCTCTTAATCCACTCTCCTTATTTCCTGCACTATGAACCTGAAATGTGGCGTCTGACTGTAGAAGAAAAATGGAGCCATGGAGACTGATGACTTTAGAGCCTGCCTCATCTCCATGGGTTATGACTTGGTACGGTAATCCAAAAGTTGTCTGTTGGATGGGGCTTAATTATCAGTCGTACTGTAACTGTGTTTTCATCTATACAGTACAAACCTGTCTCATTCTCTTCCTGTGCCTTTCTCAGGGGGAGGTGGAGTTTGCACGTATAATGATACTTGTGGACCCCAATGGTACTGGAAAAGTCTCTTTCCAGTCCTTCATTGACTTTATGACCAGAGAGACAGCAGATACAGACACTGCAGAGCAGGTTGTGGCATCCTTCCGAATCCTGGCAACTGACAAGGTATccttgagtgtgtttgtgtttttgctggcTTACTGGCATACATGCAGCTATTCTGAGCCAAAACTTGTCTTTTCAATTCCAGTCATTATTTTCAAGTATTTGCATGCCATATTGATTTATGGTTTACAGAGAGTTTTGTTAATAGGCTTAAATTAGAAAAGGGGGGGGATGAACATGACacctttttttggaaaaatTACTTACCTGCATTGTCTGTCCATCCCTACAGCCATACATACTGAttgaggagctgaggagggaaCTTCCACCTGAACAAGCAGAGTACTGCATCGTGAGGATGCCGCCTTACGCCGGCCCTGGAGCACCACCTGGTGCACTGGACTACACCGCCTTCTCCACTGCCCTCTATGGAGAGAGCGACCTTTAACCAACTAGACTTGCCAACTAAATTTACTGACCATTTATCTAACTTCCCCCAAACCCATTGGCCTGCTCATCTCCTCATGATTTTAAGAAATCTGTAAGAACGTTGGATTAAATATGTTGAATGAAATGTGTTGTAAAAATACTAGCTCTTTGACGCATTAGACTGTCCATGATCATGTATCCTGGTACTTGTCTTGTGTCTCCTTGATAAATAAAACCCCCAAAATAATATAAGTTTCCATTTTCAAATAATTTAGTAAGCAACAGTACATTGTATATTTTATCTTGTGTGTCTTGGTAGTAGTGCAGAGAGAAGAGCTTTAGGATTAAGGTTAAGCTGAACAAGAAATGTACtacactaaaataaataatcattcAGGAAAACTCCCTGCTAAATGTATTCTATGTAATGCTCTTAAAGAATGGCAAATCaataattttttgtttttgatttcaaAGTAATTTGCAATTTGTGAACCGTGCCAGAATACTGAAACACTGTGGATGTAATCAAATTAATGGGGTTTTCTGTGAAAAGGATCATCGGCCACTCGACACAATATGAACACAGAGGCACAGGATTCATTTAATGCTCTATTTAGATGCAAGCTATTCcctttaaaagtttatttttactgCAAGAAATAAACAATGCCTTAGAAAACATTGAAAAATTAAGGTGGAAGAGCGGTTGTCAGTTTTGGTGAAAGCTTTGACATGTTGTATTTTGGTTGAAAAAATATAGTTACTCAGGCAGTTCTGTCATCTTTGCAGGATTTGTTATCAATGAATTCAGTGAGTTACACTTTGTACTTGAGGGTAAAGTATTAATTCAATAAACTGTTTGTGACTTGTTCAAgtacttttttctttcatttgcacTTTgtcaacataaacatttaaatccatatCCAAAAACTACATTGTCAAAATACATAACCTGCTGTAGTGATAAAtatgtctttaaataaaaggaCAACGGCATCATTTATTCTAAGTCAGATTGActtaaatgtgatgttttaaattctactcaaaaca is part of the Labrus bergylta chromosome 10, fLabBer1.1, whole genome shotgun sequence genome and encodes:
- the actn2b gene encoding alpha-actinin-2b, with the protein product MMMMTQVETTVHYNNGYEEEYMLQEDEWDRDMLLDPAWEQQQRKTFTAWCNSHLRKAGTQIENIEEDFRNGLKLMLLLEVISGERLPKPDRGKMRFHKIANVNKALDYITSKGVKLVSIGAEEIVDGNVKMTLGMIWTIILRFAIQDINVEETSAKEGLLLWCQRKTAPYRNVNVQNFHVSWKDGLAFCALIHRHRPDLLDYSKLNKDDPLGNLNLAFDIAEKHLDIPKMLDAEDIINTPKPDERAIMTYVSCFYHAFAGAEQAETAANRICKVLGVNQENEKMMAEYERLASELLEWIHRTTPWLENRTPEKTMAEMQRKLEDFRDYRRQHKPPKVQEKCQLEINFNTLQTKLRISNRPAFMPSEGKMVSDIASAWQGLDQAEKGYEEWLLTEIRRLERLDHLAEKFRQKATNHENWASGKELMLSQKDFETATLTEIKALLRKHEAFESDLAAHQDRVEQIAAIAQELNELDYHDVAAVNQRCQSICDLWDKLGTLTQKRRESLERTDKLLETIDQLFLEFAKRSAPFNNWMEGAMEDLQDMFIVHTTDEVQSLIAAHEQFKATLPEADAERQAILGIQNEVQKISQSYGIKANIINPYATITIEELLNKWEKVKKLVPQRDGALQEEMARQHANERLRRQFAAQANLIGPWIQTRMEEIGRFSLVIGGTLEDQMTQLKQVEHVIVAYKPNIDKLEGDHQLIQESLVFDNKHTNYTMEHIRVGWELLLTTIARTINEIETQILTRDAKGISQQQMNEFRSSFNHFDRKKNGAMETDDFRACLISMGYDLGEVEFARIMILVDPNGTGKVSFQSFIDFMTRETADTDTAEQVVASFRILATDKPYILIEELRRELPPEQAEYCIVRMPPYAGPGAPPGALDYTAFSTALYGESDL
- the LOC109990810 gene encoding uncharacterized protein, which encodes MISFQLTSKMALLVHASQLLLLTLLSWNVYCFPAEKGGSLYDPNVGSSNSPPFLHYSSLNNAPAQPSNVNHPAGSFKYEPQPVMEIGPQTYPASSTRDVHKVASWDAAHVEYAPTHTMSQPLSYLTGFEHGNSEEQSYPPPPPQSSYQAGELDNYEANFQHGSLEQETEALSYPPPPPPFPETFYQGGELSHYEAVIEHGNRERETEGQRYMQAPPSASAHAVAEQFSAPSTSKEAPQQQGSQALGAFRQDQFYLFLTGQLPPGTVSHSQSSYEAGQDHWDEVHYEKYHFPSAPYQTETQQVPNDQVFQKALDPGKTS